A stretch of Vibrio aphrogenes DNA encodes these proteins:
- the pdxA gene encoding 4-hydroxythreonine-4-phosphate dehydrogenase PdxA: protein MPKFNTTKRLIITAGEPAGIGPDLVIALSQYQWPHQLVVCADKSMLAERAKQLNIEVKLLDYDAQTPPQAQHKGQLYVEHIATNAPVVPGLLNEANGHYVLNTLERACQGCINGEFDALVTGPVHKGVINRAGVAFSGHTEFFAEKSNTPLVVMMLATEGLRVALVTTHIPLAYVSQAVTEERLESIIRILHNDLVLKFGIDNPAIYVCGLNPHAGEDGCLGREEIDTITPTLERLKQQDGYNLVGPLPADTIFNEKYLQKADTVLAMYHDQGLPVLKYKGFGNSVNITLGLPFIRTSVDHGTALDLAGTGNADIGSFLTAITHALQLAETSKQPESK, encoded by the coding sequence ATGCCTAAGTTTAACACCACAAAACGCCTGATTATTACGGCTGGTGAGCCCGCGGGAATTGGCCCAGATCTTGTGATTGCGCTCTCTCAATACCAATGGCCCCATCAATTGGTGGTCTGTGCCGATAAAAGCATGTTGGCAGAACGCGCCAAGCAATTGAACATAGAGGTGAAATTGCTTGATTATGACGCCCAAACACCGCCACAAGCTCAGCATAAAGGCCAATTGTATGTTGAGCATATTGCTACCAATGCTCCCGTCGTCCCCGGACTGCTCAACGAAGCAAATGGTCATTATGTTTTAAACACCTTAGAGCGAGCATGCCAAGGTTGCATCAATGGTGAATTTGATGCCTTAGTCACCGGCCCTGTACATAAAGGGGTGATTAACCGAGCAGGTGTGGCATTTAGTGGTCACACTGAATTTTTTGCCGAGAAATCCAACACCCCTCTTGTGGTCATGATGCTTGCCACAGAAGGCTTACGTGTCGCCTTAGTCACCACTCACATCCCGTTAGCTTATGTGAGTCAAGCCGTGACCGAAGAGCGCCTTGAAAGCATTATTCGTATTTTACATAACGATTTGGTGCTTAAATTTGGTATCGATAATCCAGCTATTTATGTATGTGGCCTAAATCCTCATGCAGGGGAAGATGGCTGTCTTGGACGTGAAGAAATTGATACTATCACGCCTACATTAGAGCGATTAAAGCAACAAGATGGCTATAACTTAGTTGGCCCCTTGCCTGCAGATACGATCTTTAATGAAAAATACTTACAAAAAGCCGATACCGTGCTAGCCATGTATCATGATCAAGGCTTACCCGTGCTAAAATATAAAGGCTTTGGTAATTCCGTCAATATTACCTTAGGGTTGCCTTTTATTCGCACTTCGGTCGATCACGGCACAGCACTGGATTTAGCGGGCACAGGGAATGCCGACATAGGCAGTTTTTTAACTGCAATCACCCATGCTTTACAACTGGCTGAAACGTCAAAACAACCAGAAAGCAAATAG
- the surA gene encoding peptidylprolyl isomerase SurA has protein sequence MKTWIPALIGIMSLFTVSTSIAAPQPLDHVVAIVNNGVILQTDVDTALKTVQANAQDKNQSLPDSDTLKDQILEKLVIDEIQLQEAKRMGIQIDDQRLDQAIEGIAHDNKQTLDEMRSSLQQHGITYPVFREQIRKEMAISEARNAQVRRRVNISPSEVETLASMLAEQTTQNVEYKISQIQLRFGDDKDATEQEAQDLIKRLHNGEDFATLAYTYSKGPKALQGGDWGWMRKEEMPTIFADQLTTQGKGAIIGPFRSGIGFHIMKIDDVKGLQTVAVTEVNAQHILIKPSIILSDEGAKNELNEFIQEIKSGKRTFGELAQQYSQDTGSAVNNGILGFQTPDSYVPEFKHQVETLPVGQISQPFKTVHGWHIVKVLDRRTVDRTESAMKNRAYQILFKRKFNEEAAAWIQEIRASAYVEMLDQQEQDDDA, from the coding sequence ATGAAGACATGGATTCCCGCATTAATTGGAATAATGAGTCTATTCACAGTCTCTACTTCTATTGCTGCCCCTCAACCACTGGATCATGTGGTTGCAATTGTGAACAACGGGGTGATTCTCCAAACGGATGTTGATACGGCACTTAAAACCGTGCAAGCCAATGCTCAAGATAAGAATCAATCTTTACCCGATAGCGATACGTTAAAAGATCAAATTTTAGAAAAATTGGTCATTGATGAAATCCAATTGCAAGAAGCAAAACGTATGGGCATCCAAATCGATGACCAACGCTTAGATCAAGCGATTGAAGGCATTGCTCATGACAATAAACAAACCTTAGATGAAATGCGCTCTTCACTACAGCAACACGGTATTACCTACCCGGTATTTCGTGAGCAAATCCGTAAAGAAATGGCGATCAGCGAAGCGCGAAATGCTCAGGTTCGTCGACGTGTCAACATCTCTCCTTCTGAAGTCGAAACCTTAGCCTCGATGCTCGCAGAACAAACGACACAAAATGTAGAATATAAAATTTCTCAGATCCAATTACGTTTTGGTGATGATAAAGACGCAACCGAACAAGAAGCTCAAGATCTGATTAAGAGATTACATAACGGTGAAGATTTTGCGACGCTCGCTTACACCTATTCAAAAGGTCCGAAAGCCTTACAAGGTGGTGACTGGGGATGGATGCGTAAAGAAGAAATGCCAACTATTTTTGCCGATCAACTCACCACTCAAGGTAAAGGCGCGATTATTGGGCCTTTCCGCAGTGGCATTGGTTTCCACATCATGAAAATCGATGACGTCAAAGGACTGCAAACCGTTGCGGTAACCGAAGTGAATGCTCAGCATATTTTAATTAAGCCTTCGATCATTTTAAGTGATGAAGGGGCGAAAAATGAATTAAATGAATTCATTCAAGAAATTAAATCGGGCAAGCGTACCTTTGGTGAATTAGCTCAGCAATATAGCCAAGATACTGGTTCTGCGGTCAATAATGGTATTTTAGGGTTCCAAACACCGGATAGCTATGTACCAGAGTTTAAACATCAAGTTGAAACTTTACCGGTGGGACAAATCAGCCAACCGTTTAAAACCGTTCATGGTTGGCATATTGTCAAAGTGTTAGACCGCCGCACCGTCGATCGCACTGAATCAGCGATGAAAAATCGTGCTTATCAAATTTTATTCAAACGAAAATTTAATGAAGAAGCCGCCGCGTGGATACAAGAGATTCGTGCCAGTGCTTATGTCGAGATGCTAGATCAACAAGAGCAAGATGATGATGCCTAA
- the rsmA gene encoding 16S rRNA (adenine(1518)-N(6)/adenine(1519)-N(6))-dimethyltransferase RsmA, whose amino-acid sequence MSNDVHLGHKARKRFGQNFLNDPYIIDGIVSAINPLPGQNLVEIGPGLGAITEPVGREVDKFTVIELDRDLAQRLRTHPELADKLTIHEGDAMRFDFNELVKPNNKLRIFGNLPYNISTPLMFHLFEFHKDIQDMHFMLQKEVVNRLAAGPGSKAYGRLTVMAQYYCKVMPVLEVPPTAFVPPPKVDSAVVRLTPYEVLPYPTTSLKWLDRVCREGFNQRRKTVRNCFKNLVTAEELEQLKITPSLRPENLTLVQFVDLANYLHAKEQ is encoded by the coding sequence ATGAGTAATGATGTCCATCTAGGCCATAAAGCCCGTAAACGCTTTGGTCAAAACTTTTTAAATGATCCCTATATTATTGATGGTATTGTTTCTGCAATAAACCCACTTCCAGGGCAAAATTTGGTTGAAATAGGTCCCGGTCTTGGGGCTATTACTGAGCCTGTTGGCCGTGAAGTTGATAAATTTACCGTTATTGAACTTGACCGAGATTTAGCGCAACGTCTAAGAACCCATCCTGAGTTAGCCGATAAACTAACCATTCATGAAGGCGATGCGATGCGTTTTGACTTCAATGAATTGGTTAAACCAAATAACAAATTACGTATTTTCGGTAACTTGCCATACAACATTTCGACGCCATTGATGTTCCACTTATTTGAATTTCATAAAGATATTCAAGACATGCACTTTATGCTGCAAAAAGAAGTGGTTAATCGTCTTGCGGCAGGCCCAGGCTCAAAAGCCTATGGTCGTTTAACCGTAATGGCACAATATTATTGTAAGGTGATGCCGGTTCTTGAAGTGCCACCAACAGCCTTTGTACCGCCACCAAAAGTAGACTCAGCGGTTGTTCGCTTAACCCCTTATGAGGTTCTGCCTTACCCAACAACCAGTTTAAAATGGCTTGACCGCGTGTGTCGTGAAGGCTTTAACCAACGACGTAAAACGGTTCGTAATTGCTTCAAAAACTTAGTGACCGCCGAAGAATTAGAGCAATTGAAGATCACGCCAAGCCTACGTCCTGAAAACTTGACCTTGGTACAATTTGTTGATTTAGCCAATTATTTACACGCTAAAGAACAATAA
- a CDS encoding symmetrical bis(5'-nucleosyl)-tetraphosphatase, producing MSTYIVGDIQGCLDELQLLLKKVAFNPQQDTLWVAGDLVARGDKSLETLRFIKELGDSARCVLGNHDLHLLAVHLGYFPAKPKDKTSNILSAPDRESLIEWLRQQPLLAEHDQFVMCHAGIAPVWDLATARQANQEITAILQSSDWPWLIKNMYANQPTQWQAQLQGIERYRFIINAFTRMRFCDQQGQLDMACKLPPATNQDPNLLPWFKVKHRIPLNKTVIFGHWAALMGCHDEEANVIGLDTGCVWGEHLSMLRWEDKSLFTQDSLLNQSC from the coding sequence GTGTCCACCTATATTGTCGGAGATATACAAGGCTGTTTAGATGAATTGCAGCTATTACTTAAAAAAGTAGCATTTAACCCCCAACAAGACACACTTTGGGTGGCTGGCGATCTGGTTGCTAGAGGGGATAAATCATTAGAAACACTAAGGTTTATAAAAGAATTGGGTGACTCTGCTCGCTGTGTATTAGGCAATCATGACTTGCACTTGCTTGCTGTTCATCTAGGCTACTTTCCTGCCAAACCTAAAGATAAAACCTCCAATATACTCTCTGCGCCCGATCGAGAAAGCTTAATCGAATGGCTACGACAACAACCTTTACTGGCTGAACATGATCAGTTTGTAATGTGTCATGCTGGCATTGCCCCTGTTTGGGATTTAGCTACCGCTAGGCAGGCGAATCAAGAAATCACTGCCATCTTACAAAGTAGCGACTGGCCTTGGTTAATCAAAAACATGTACGCCAATCAGCCAACCCAATGGCAAGCTCAGCTACAAGGTATTGAACGTTATCGCTTCATTATTAATGCCTTTACCCGGATGCGCTTTTGCGATCAGCAAGGCCAGCTGGATATGGCATGCAAACTGCCACCAGCAACAAATCAAGACCCTAACTTATTGCCGTGGTTTAAGGTTAAGCATCGTATTCCATTAAATAAAACGGTTATTTTTGGACACTGGGCTGCCTTGATGGGCTGCCACGATGAAGAAGCTAATGTCATCGGGTTAGACACAGGGTGTGTGTGGGGTGAGCACTTATCCATGCTCAGATGGGAAGATAAAAGCCTGTTTACTCAAGACTCATTATTAAACCAATCCTGCTAA
- a CDS encoding threonine/serine exporter family protein: protein MGVDPMIEFMVDVAMDMALAAIPAIGFALVFNVPFNALKYCALGGAIAHGLRFIMMSYSIPIEWATFFAATIVGMIGVLWSHRFLAHPKVFTVAAMIPMVPGVYAFKAMIALVEMKQSGYDPQLVAMLMDNFLQAMFIIAGLAIGLAMPGLLFYRRRSVV from the coding sequence ATGGGAGTGGATCCAATGATTGAGTTTATGGTTGATGTTGCGATGGATATGGCGCTAGCCGCGATTCCAGCAATCGGTTTTGCTTTGGTATTTAATGTGCCATTTAACGCTTTAAAATATTGTGCCTTAGGTGGAGCGATTGCGCATGGATTACGATTTATTATGATGTCGTATTCGATTCCCATTGAGTGGGCGACTTTCTTTGCTGCGACCATTGTTGGGATGATCGGCGTATTGTGGTCCCATCGATTCCTAGCACATCCTAAAGTCTTTACGGTTGCTGCCATGATCCCAATGGTGCCTGGCGTGTATGCTTTTAAAGCGATGATCGCCTTAGTAGAAATGAAACAAAGTGGCTACGATCCTCAATTAGTCGCGATGTTAATGGATAACTTTTTACAAGCCATGTTTATTATTGCCGGTTTAGCGATTGGCTTAGCCATGCCTGGTTTGTTATTTTACCGTCGCCGCTCCGTGGTTTAA
- the folA gene encoding type 3 dihydrofolate reductase, with product MKISMIAAMANNRIIGKDNQMPWHLPADFAWFKQCTMGKPILMGRKTYESIGRPLPGRLNIVLSRDADLSIDGVTTVNSLEQAQQAAGNVEELMIIGGGSIYHTYLAMADTLYLTHIEADIDGDTQFPEWGEDWQLTHQSSYAKDQKNAYDMRFMILQRA from the coding sequence GTGAAGATCAGCATGATTGCCGCCATGGCAAATAACCGAATTATTGGTAAAGATAATCAAATGCCGTGGCATCTTCCGGCTGATTTTGCTTGGTTTAAGCAATGCACAATGGGTAAGCCAATCCTAATGGGGCGTAAAACCTATGAGTCAATTGGTCGGCCATTGCCCGGCCGATTGAATATTGTTTTATCCCGAGATGCCGACTTGTCGATTGATGGTGTTACGACGGTCAACAGTCTTGAACAGGCACAGCAAGCCGCGGGTAACGTTGAAGAACTGATGATCATCGGTGGAGGGAGTATTTATCACACTTACCTAGCGATGGCCGATACCTTGTATTTAACTCATATTGAGGCGGATATTGATGGGGATACACAATTCCCTGAGTGGGGAGAAGACTGGCAGCTGACTCATCAATCATCTTATGCAAAAGATCAAAAGAATGCTTATGATATGCGCTTTATGATTTTACAACGCGCTTGA
- the apaG gene encoding Co2+/Mg2+ efflux protein ApaG, protein MNQKTSPSITCQVHTRYIEEQSQPEKSRYIFAYTITIRNLSPHSIQLMSRRWLITDANGKQLTIEGEGVVGEQPVIGSMQEYTYTSGTALETPVGVMQGHYVMLNENSDEFITDIPPFRLAIPNILN, encoded by the coding sequence GTGAATCAAAAAACCTCACCCAGTATCACATGCCAAGTTCATACTCGGTATATAGAAGAACAATCTCAACCTGAGAAAAGTCGCTATATTTTTGCCTATACTATTACCATACGTAACCTAAGCCCGCACTCAATCCAACTGATGAGCCGTCGCTGGCTGATTACCGATGCCAATGGCAAGCAATTAACCATTGAAGGTGAAGGCGTAGTCGGTGAGCAACCAGTTATTGGTTCAATGCAAGAATATACCTATACCAGCGGTACTGCTTTAGAAACTCCTGTTGGCGTGATGCAAGGTCATTACGTGATGCTAAATGAAAACAGTGATGAATTTATTACCGATATTCCACCATTTCGTCTGGCGATTCCCAATATATTAAATTAG